The proteins below come from a single Zea mays cultivar B73 chromosome 8, Zm-B73-REFERENCE-NAM-5.0, whole genome shotgun sequence genomic window:
- the LOC100383673 gene encoding uncharacterized protein LOC100383673, whose product MSPRGSVGGGCLSPSLVLQNMLLHYGLSPPLSAGLRRAAGAAPVRAGEPLPRRQGQGPPRLCPRPPWPPLLVGPPTGESGLGPARAWPRPGKEATPAAPGRATRWRAGAGGCASRKRPRHGRVWPIAGAEALGCSGTSTARGRAVACLCARVAAAGAPARRRRWRRPAAGGRERGPRQEELGNPNCLPTSYRPQMGWLFWPISTRTIFWLNIFTIIIITVSIFKYLDC is encoded by the coding sequence ATGTCGCCGCGTGGCAGCGTCGGCGGCGGGTGCTTGTCGCCGTCACTAGTGTTGCAAAACATGTTATTACATTATGGGCTGAGCCCGCCCTTGTCCGCCGGCCTGCGCCGAGCCGCTGGAGCCGCGCCCGTGCGCGCTGGTGAGCCACTCCCGCGCCGACAGGGCCAGGGGCCGCCGCGCCTGTGCCCAAGGCCGCCATGGCCACCGCTCCTGGTCGGGCCGCCCACCGGCGAGTCGGGGCTGGGGCCCGCACGCGCCTGGCCGAGGCCGGGGAAGGAGGCCACACCCGCCGCTCCTGGCCGGGCCACCCGCTGGCGAGCCGGGGCTGGGGGCTGCGCCAGCCGCAAGAGACCGCGCCATGGCCGGGTCTGGCCCATCGCCGGGGCCGAAGCGCTCGGCTGCTCAGGCACGAGCACCGCGCGAGGCCGCGCTGTGGCCTGCCTGTGCGCCCGCGTGGCAGCGGCTGGCGCACCCgcgaggcggcggcggtggcggcgcccTGCTGCTGGTGGAAGAGAGAGAGGGCCGCGACAAGAAGAGTTAGGAAACCCTAACTGCTTGCCCACCTCCTATAGGCCGCAAATGGGCTGGCTGTTTTGGCCCATTTCGACAAGGACTATTTTTTGGCTGAATATATTTACAATTATTATCATCACTGTATCTATATTTAAATATTTAGATTGTTGA